In Rhodothermales bacterium, a genomic segment contains:
- the rpsL gene encoding 30S ribosomal protein S12 codes for MPTIQQLVRKGRQSKVRKTKSPALMSMPQRRGVCTRVYTTTPKKPNSALRKVAKVRLSNSIEVIAYIPGEGHNLQEHSIVLVRGGRVKDLPGVKYHIVRGALDTSGVDDRRKSRSKYGAKRPKQKK; via the coding sequence GTGCCGACAATTCAGCAATTGGTTCGCAAGGGGCGCCAGAGCAAGGTCCGCAAGACCAAGTCCCCGGCTTTGATGAGCATGCCGCAGCGTCGTGGCGTTTGCACGCGTGTTTATACGACGACACCGAAGAAGCCGAACTCGGCGCTTCGTAAGGTGGCCAAGGTTCGGTTGAGCAACAGCATTGAGGTCATCGCCTATATCCCGGGCGAGGGGCACAATTTGCAAGAGCACTCGATCGTCCTGGTGCGTGGTGGTCGTGTGAAGGACTTGCCGGGTGTGAAGTATCACATCGTTCGTGGCGCTCTCGATACGTCGGGCGTGGACGATCGGCGTAAAAGTCGTTCCAAGTATGGGGCGAAGCGTCCCAAGCAGAAGAAGTAG
- the ftsH gene encoding ATP-dependent zinc metalloprotease FtsH, with protein sequence MAQNERDTSDFSSGGDGNRMNDRRNRFSLWIYLIVFLAFLANFLFFLSGEDPNRIDYSAFLEHVRNGYVEKVDIVGDTRINGMYTEQAAEQGRVKLAKPRQDFLGGVTEGSARRFTTIKSSEEPISDFLSEHNVAFSFEAENNWFGGMLTWVFPLLIIVALWMFLIRRMNPGSQVLNIGKNKAVLFDAMGDQTITFKDVAGLDEAKEEVVEVVEFLKNPKRFTKLGGKLPKGVLLVGPPGTGKTLLAKAVAGEAGTPFFSLSGSDFVEMFVGVGAARVRDLFKQAKEKAPCIIFIDEIDAIGRSRGRGMMMGANDERENTLNQILVEMDGFNTDKGVIIMAATNRPDVLDSALLRPGRFDRQILIDKPDRKEREEIFRVHTRNLILSQEVDVSVLASQTPGFAGAEIANVCNEAAILAARENKDSIEMDDFERSIDRVIGGLEKKNKIISPEERKIVAYHEAGHAITGWFLPHTDPVVKVSIVPRGLAALGYAQYLPEERYLYTREALLDRMTMAIGGRVAEKIVFGQITTGAQNDLERITKMAYAMVVDYGMSEGLGNISFNLSGRSDESPMFDKPYSEETARIIDQEVRGFIEDVEARARTLLLEKRDKLTEMAELLLKKEVLGPRDLVEILGQRPFGEYVYVNGKGQQSEEESIEAAAP encoded by the coding sequence ATGGCTCAAAACGAGCGTGATACTAGTGATTTTTCCTCTGGAGGTGACGGTAATCGGATGAATGACCGCAGGAATCGGTTTTCGTTGTGGATCTATCTCATCGTGTTTCTGGCGTTTCTTGCGAACTTCCTGTTCTTCTTGAGCGGCGAGGACCCTAATCGCATCGATTACAGCGCGTTTCTCGAACACGTACGAAATGGCTATGTCGAGAAGGTCGACATCGTCGGCGATACACGCATCAACGGCATGTACACCGAGCAAGCTGCGGAGCAGGGTCGTGTGAAGCTCGCCAAGCCCCGGCAGGACTTCCTCGGTGGCGTAACGGAAGGCTCGGCGCGTCGGTTTACCACGATAAAGTCGTCTGAAGAGCCCATCAGCGATTTTCTCAGCGAACACAACGTAGCCTTTAGTTTTGAGGCGGAAAACAACTGGTTTGGCGGGATGCTGACCTGGGTATTCCCGCTGCTCATCATCGTCGCCCTGTGGATGTTCCTGATTCGGCGGATGAACCCCGGTTCGCAGGTATTGAATATCGGTAAGAACAAGGCTGTCTTGTTCGACGCCATGGGGGATCAGACGATCACGTTCAAAGACGTAGCCGGCCTCGATGAGGCGAAAGAGGAAGTCGTCGAAGTCGTCGAGTTTCTGAAAAACCCAAAGCGCTTCACCAAGCTAGGTGGCAAGCTTCCGAAGGGCGTGTTGCTGGTCGGCCCTCCTGGTACGGGTAAAACGTTGCTGGCGAAGGCGGTAGCCGGCGAGGCCGGCACGCCCTTCTTCTCTCTGTCGGGTTCGGATTTTGTTGAGATGTTTGTCGGCGTCGGCGCGGCGCGCGTGCGGGACCTCTTCAAGCAGGCCAAAGAAAAGGCGCCATGTATCATCTTCATCGACGAGATCGATGCTATCGGCCGCTCACGAGGCCGAGGCATGATGATGGGGGCGAACGATGAGCGCGAGAATACGCTCAACCAGATCCTGGTAGAGATGGATGGGTTTAATACGGACAAGGGGGTCATCATCATGGCCGCCACCAACCGCCCCGATGTGTTGGACTCGGCGTTGTTGCGCCCAGGCCGGTTCGATCGCCAGATCTTGATCGACAAGCCGGACCGAAAGGAGCGCGAAGAAATCTTCCGTGTGCATACCCGGAATCTCATCCTTTCGCAGGAAGTGGATGTGAGTGTTCTGGCCAGCCAGACGCCAGGTTTCGCCGGCGCCGAGATCGCCAACGTCTGCAACGAAGCCGCCATCCTTGCGGCCCGAGAGAACAAGGATTCGATCGAGATGGATGACTTCGAGCGGTCCATCGACCGGGTCATCGGCGGTCTGGAGAAGAAGAACAAGATTATTTCGCCCGAAGAGCGGAAGATCGTGGCCTACCACGAGGCCGGCCATGCGATCACCGGTTGGTTTTTGCCCCATACGGATCCCGTCGTTAAGGTGTCCATCGTGCCGCGCGGCCTGGCCGCTCTTGGCTACGCGCAGTATCTGCCTGAAGAGCGTTATCTGTATACGCGTGAAGCGCTCCTGGACCGCATGACGATGGCAATTGGCGGCCGAGTGGCCGAGAAGATCGTCTTCGGGCAAATTACCACGGGCGCCCAGAACGATCTCGAGCGAATCACGAAGATGGCCTACGCGATGGTCGTGGATTATGGTATGAGTGAAGGCCTGGGTAACATCAGCTTCAATCTGTCCGGCCGTTCCGACGAATCGCCGATGTTTGATAAACCTTACTCGGAGGAAACGGCGCGTATCATCGACCAGGAGGTGCGAGGCTTCATTGAGGATGTCGAGGCACGCGCCCGTACCCTGCTGCTCGAAAAGCGGGATAAGTTGACCGAGATGGCCGAGTTACTGCTCAAGAAGGAGGTCCTCGGGCCACGCGATCTCGTCGAAATTCTGGGTCAGCGTCCCTTCGGGGAATACGTCTACGTAAATGGGAAGGGGCAGCAGAGCGAAGAAGAGAGCATTGAGGCTGCCGCACCCTGA